From a region of the Helianthus annuus cultivar XRQ/B chromosome 5, HanXRQr2.0-SUNRISE, whole genome shotgun sequence genome:
- the LOC110937008 gene encoding brefeldin A-inhibited guanine nucleotide-exchange protein 1, whose protein sequence is MVMRKSAFRFTYKALTAAAADERKNVVVLAFETMEKIVREYFPYITETETATFTDCVRCLITFTNSRFDSDVSLNAIAFLRFCAVKLAEGGLICNTENVAAAADGSSVSVVKEADGEKFNGCRRKRFLLDSFAKW, encoded by the exons ATGGTTATGAGAAAATCAGCCTTCAGATTCACTTACAAG GCGTTaactgctgctgctgctgatgaaAGGAAGAATGTGGTGGTGTTGGCATTTGAGACGATGGAGAAAATAGTACGGGAGTATTTTCCTTATATAACTGAGACAGAGACCGCGACTTTTACGGATTGTGTCAGATGTCTCATCACTTTCACCAATAGCAGATTTGACAGTGATGTAAGCCTAAACGCCATTGCTTTTCTCCGCTTTTGTGCTGTCAAGCTTGCCGAAGGGGGCCTTATCTGCAATACTGAaaatgttgctgctgctgctgatggtTCAAGCGTTTCAGTTGTGAAGGAAGCTGATGGAGAAAAATTTAATGGATGTAGACGAAAACGCTTCCTATTGGATTCCTTTGCTAAGTG